Sequence from the Flavobacterium sp. TR2 genome:
ATTACGACAGATTTAAACTCCATTTCGAAAGATTCAACCAATCAGAGCTACAATATCTATTCTTTTTCGGGCAAAAACAGAACGGATATTAGCCTTTACATCGAAAAACAAAACAGTTTTAGAACCTACGATAATGGCTCTGTACAGGTTCAGACGAATTTAAAAAACAAAAAAATAGACGAATTTCAGAAAGCTATTATTATAAACCGAGTTGTTTCTTATGCTGAAAAAACCATCGGCAAATATCCGCACGAAAAAATCACCGTTTCGCAGGCAGATTATGACCGAAATCCGTTTTATGGTTTAAATCAGCTGCCTTCGTTCATCAGTCCGTTTGAGGATGATTTTATGTTTGAGATTCAATTTTTAAAGACTTTTTTAAATAATTATCTCAAAAACAGCCTGCGTTTAGATCCGAGAAAAGACAATTGGGTCTATGACGGAATCCAGATTTATACGATGATGAAGTATATGGAAGAACATCATCAGGACGAAAAAATGCTAGGAAGACTTTCTGACATGAAACTCTTCAAAAGCTACAATATCACCAATCTGACTTTTAATGAGCAATACAGCTATTATTATATGCTGATGGCGCGCAAAAACTTGGACCAGCCACTTGGGGACCCGAAAAACACGCTAATAAAATTTAATGAACAGATTGCCAGTAAATATCGTGCAGGTTTAAGTTTGAGTTATTTAGACGATTATCTTAATCATGATATTGTTCCTAAAAGCGTTAAAGAATTTTACAGCCTCAATCAAATTGGACAATCAAATCGTTACGATTTCGAAAAAATATTAACTCAAAAAAGCCCGAAAAATATCGACTGGTTCTTTAAAACTATTATCGATTCGAGAGATATTATCGATTATAAATTTTCGAATGTTTCAAGAACTGCGGACAGCATCTCATTTTCGGTTAAAAACAAAACCGGAATCTACGCTCCTATTCCGATTTACGGAATTAAAAAGAAAGAAGTCGTTTTTAAAGAATGGATTGAGCCTACTAAAAAAGACTCTGTCTATGAATTCAGCCGAAAAAATGCTGATAAAATCGTCATCAATTACAACAATGAAGTTCCAGAGTACAACCAGAGAAACAACTGGCGATCATTAAAAAGTGTTTCGCTCAATCGCCCTCTGAAATTTAATTTTACTAAAGATTTAGAAGATCCAGATTACAATCAGATTCTATATATTCCGACATTAAATTACAATTACTATGATGGTTTTACGCCAGGAATTCGCTTTCATAATAAAACCATTTTAGACAAGCCTTTTAATTTTGACATCAATCCAGCTTATTCGATAAAAGCAGGTACTATTTCTGGTTCATCGGCCTTTTCATGGAATCAGTACTACAGAAACAGCACCTTGTATAATGTTCGATATTCTATTAGCCAAAACTATTTCCACTATGCGCCAGACGCGACTTATTTGAGATTAAATCCGATGGTGGTCTTCCGCATTCGCGAAAAAGATTTCAGAGACAATAGAAAGCAAACGTTTATGTTCAGACAGGTTATCGTAAACCGTGAAGCGAGCGATTATATTACGGATAATTCAGAACCTAACTACTCTGTTTTCAATGCTCGCTATTCTAATACCAAAACGGAATTAATTGACCATTTTAGTTTTATGACCGATTTGCAGTTTTCTGGCGGATTCGGAAAAGTTTCGGGAGAAGTAGAATACAGAAGGCTGTTTGAAAACAACAAAAAGTTAAATTTAAGATTATACGCGGGAAGTTTCTTGTACAACACAACAAACTCAGATTATTTTAGTTTTGGTTTAGACCGTCCTACAGATTATTTATTTGATTATAATTTATTTGGAAGATCGGAAAGCACAGGTTTCTTTAGCCAGCAGTACGTCATTGCTGAGGGAGGTTTCAAATCGCAGCTGGAACCTTCTTACGCCAATCAATGGATTACTACTTTAAATGCTAGCTATGCTATATGGAACTGGGTAGAACTTTACGGAGACATCGGTTTTTTGAAAAATAAACATCAAAGTGAGTTCTTTGCTTATGACTCAGGAGTGCGTTTAAACCTTGTTCCTGACTATTTTGAACTCTATTTTCCCGTTTATTCTAACAATGGATGGGAAATATCACAGCCCAAATACAATGAAAAAATAAGATTTATAATCACTTTTTCGCCAAAAACGTTAGTTACACTTTTTACCCGAAAATGGTTTTAATCAAATGAAAATTAAATAAAAACTTGCGAAATTATCAATAAAATTAAATTTCATATAAAAATAACATAAATAAAATACGTAGTTTTTAGATTTGAATACAAATAATTAAATTATATTTACTTCAAAGAATTATGATTATTGATTGTTTTTAAGTAATTTCGCGACATAAACAAACATGACTCCTCAAGATTATGATAAAAGAACAAAACAATACTACACTGACATTTGAAGATTTCAAAACTGAGGTATTGAATGACTATAGAATTGCGGTAACAAGCCGCGAATGTAGTCTTTTAGGTCGAAAAGAGGTATTAACAGGAAAAGCAAAATTTGGCATTTTTGGAGACGGAAAAGAAGTTCCGCAGCTGGCAATGGCAAAAGCTTTTAAAAACGGAGATTTCCGTTCTGGATACTATCGCGATCAGACTTTTATGATGGCTATCGGCGAATTGAATGCTAAACAGTTTTTTGCCGGTCTTTACGGACATACCGATTTGGCCTTTGATCCGATGTCTGCAGGAAGACAGATGGGCGGACACTTTGTAACGCACAGTTTAAACGAAGATGGTTCTTGGAAAGATTTAACCAAACAAAAAAATTCAAGTTCAGATATATCTCCAACTGCTGGTCAAATGCCTAGATTATTAGGATTAGCTCAAGCATCTAAAATCTACAGAAACGTTGACGGGATTACCATTAAAGACAAATTTTCTGTTGATGGAAACGAAGTGGCTTGGGGAACTATTGGCAATGCAAGTACTTCTGAAGGTTTATTTTTTGAAACCATAAACGCTGCTGGAGTTCTACAAGTTCCGATGGTAATGAGCGTTTGGGATGACGAATACGGAATCTCGGTTCATGCTAAGCACCAGACTACCAAAGAAAATATTTCTGAAATTTTAAAAGGATATCAGCGTGATGAAGATTCTAAAGGCTATGAAATCTTTAGAGTAAAAGGCTGGGATTACGCTGAATTGGTTTCGACGTATGAAAGAGCCGGAGCAATTGCACGCGAAGAACACATACCGGTTTTAATTCACGTTAACGAATTAACACAGCCGCAAGGCCACTCCACTTCTGGTTCACACGAACGCTACAAAAGTGCAGAAAGGCTGGCTTGGGAAAGAGATTTTGACTGTATTCGCCAAATGCGTTTATGGATGATTGCAATTAATATAGCTTCTCCAGAAGAATTGGCAGAGCTTGATTTCGAATTAAAGAAAGAGGTTTTAGAAGCTAAAAAAGAAGCTTGGAACAACTTCATTAATCCTATTATCGAAGAGCAAAAAAATCTTTTAGCTTTATTGGAGCAAATTGCTGAGGCAAGCATCAACCATAAAGAAAGAATCAAAAAATTAATTTCTGAATTGGCAGCGATCAAAGCACCTTTGAAGAAAGAATTGTTAGTTTACGCTAGAAAGATTCTTCGTTTTATTGAAGTGCCAAACAGCAAAGTTATTTTATCAAACTGGATTACAGGATTTTTAGCTGAAACACAAGAAAAATTTAGCAGCAATCTACATTCTGAATCTACTAAAAATGTATTTTCGGTAGAAAAAGTGCTTCCTCAATATCCAGAAAATGCGAAACCGGATTTGGACGGAAGAATGATTCTTCGTGATAACTTTGATGCCTTATTTGCTAAATATCCTGAAACTTTAATTTTCGGTGAAGATGTTGGAAACATTGGAGACGTAAATCAAGGTTTAGAGGGAATGCAGGAAAAATACGGAGAACTTCGTGTTGCCGATGTTGGAATCCGTGAAGCGACTATTATTGGTCAGGGAATCGGAATGGCATTGAGAGGGT
This genomic interval carries:
- a CDS encoding aminopeptidase, with protein sequence MEVAVNLELKTLNIKQDITYFNNTNDTLVSIVLNDWNNAFADKNTPLAKRFSDEFYRGFHLAKAADRGKTTIINLTETNFSALEWERSAKDPDYITVRLNRKLLPNEKIDLHLNYIVKIPNDKFTHFGFTQNGGMALKNWFLSPARFENGLFVKYNNFNLDDIANAVSDYEMEIKIPNQYSITTDLNSISKDSTNQSYNIYSFSGKNRTDISLYIEKQNSFRTYDNGSVQVQTNLKNKKIDEFQKAIIINRVVSYAEKTIGKYPHEKITVSQADYDRNPFYGLNQLPSFISPFEDDFMFEIQFLKTFLNNYLKNSLRLDPRKDNWVYDGIQIYTMMKYMEEHHQDEKMLGRLSDMKLFKSYNITNLTFNEQYSYYYMLMARKNLDQPLGDPKNTLIKFNEQIASKYRAGLSLSYLDDYLNHDIVPKSVKEFYSLNQIGQSNRYDFEKILTQKSPKNIDWFFKTIIDSRDIIDYKFSNVSRTADSISFSVKNKTGIYAPIPIYGIKKKEVVFKEWIEPTKKDSVYEFSRKNADKIVINYNNEVPEYNQRNNWRSLKSVSLNRPLKFNFTKDLEDPDYNQILYIPTLNYNYYDGFTPGIRFHNKTILDKPFNFDINPAYSIKAGTISGSSAFSWNQYYRNSTLYNVRYSISQNYFHYAPDATYLRLNPMVVFRIREKDFRDNRKQTFMFRQVIVNREASDYITDNSEPNYSVFNARYSNTKTELIDHFSFMTDLQFSGGFGKVSGEVEYRRLFENNKKLNLRLYAGSFLYNTTNSDYFSFGLDRPTDYLFDYNLFGRSESTGFFSQQYVIAEGGFKSQLEPSYANQWITTLNASYAIWNWVELYGDIGFLKNKHQSEFFAYDSGVRLNLVPDYFELYFPVYSNNGWEISQPKYNEKIRFIITFSPKTLVTLFTRKWF
- a CDS encoding thiamine pyrophosphate-dependent enzyme, producing the protein MIKEQNNTTLTFEDFKTEVLNDYRIAVTSRECSLLGRKEVLTGKAKFGIFGDGKEVPQLAMAKAFKNGDFRSGYYRDQTFMMAIGELNAKQFFAGLYGHTDLAFDPMSAGRQMGGHFVTHSLNEDGSWKDLTKQKNSSSDISPTAGQMPRLLGLAQASKIYRNVDGITIKDKFSVDGNEVAWGTIGNASTSEGLFFETINAAGVLQVPMVMSVWDDEYGISVHAKHQTTKENISEILKGYQRDEDSKGYEIFRVKGWDYAELVSTYERAGAIAREEHIPVLIHVNELTQPQGHSTSGSHERYKSAERLAWERDFDCIRQMRLWMIAINIASPEELAELDFELKKEVLEAKKEAWNNFINPIIEEQKNLLALLEQIAEASINHKERIKKLISELAAIKAPLKKELLVYARKILRFIEVPNSKVILSNWITGFLAETQEKFSSNLHSESTKNVFSVEKVLPQYPENAKPDLDGRMILRDNFDALFAKYPETLIFGEDVGNIGDVNQGLEGMQEKYGELRVADVGIREATIIGQGIGMALRGLRPIAEIQYLDYLLYAIQIMSDDLATLQYRTVGKQKAPLIIRTRGHRLEGIWHSGSPMGMIINAIRGIHVLVPRDMTQAAGFYNTLLECDEPALVIECLNGYRLKEKTPLNFGEFKTPIGVVETLREGSDITLVSYGSTLRLVQQAANELAEKGIECEVIDIQSLLPFDISKDIVKSIAKTNRLLVIDEDVPGGASAFILQQILEEQDAYKYLDSKPQTLAAKAHRPAYGTDGDYFSKPSAEDIYEKIYDMMHEVNPSKYPALYQ